A single Desulfuromonas sp. DNA region contains:
- a CDS encoding chloride channel protein: protein MNFPDRLGAALRSLDVRALGRPLALSALVGLVAGLGALAFYFAVNAAEDLFLHGLAGYHGPGEGAEAVAHLGEGMIDTLHAEYRWFLFLIPVIGGLVSGWLVFTFAPEAEGHGTDAAIDAFHNKGGLIRSRVPIIKAVASMATIGTGGSAGREGPIAQIGAGFGSFLATKLKLSSADRRVLLLAGMAGGIGATFRAPLGGALFAVEVLYQDPEFEHEGLIPAIISSIVAYSLFGAVTGWKPLLATPLFRFENPPELVFFLLLGVLCAGLGKVYVHTFYGIRDRFHQWDFPQVLKPAVGGLMLGLLAMVVPQVLGSGYGMVQAALYGKVALWVMLLVALAKILATSLTISSGGSGGVFAPSLVIGAMLGGAFGATAEAFFPALVQDPRAYVLIGMAGFFAGVSNTPVATLIMVSELTGNYGLLAPLMLVCVVAMLVFRKNTIYQKQVPGRIDSPAHLGDLVIDVLEGIHVADLAEHGRRPHPIPEDMPLTRILEVIADAEGAYYPVVDGDGNLKGIFSVNDIRRILAEDLPPGLVLARDIANAKVITTRPDETLTEVMRKLTSRGLEEIPVLDLTDPRKVHFMLSRRAVLAKYASELEKKKGAYAEV from the coding sequence ATGAATTTTCCTGATCGGCTCGGGGCCGCCCTGCGGTCCCTGGACGTCCGCGCCCTGGGGCGCCCCCTCGCTCTCAGCGCCCTGGTGGGGCTGGTGGCCGGGCTGGGGGCTCTGGCCTTCTATTTCGCCGTGAATGCCGCCGAAGACCTCTTTCTTCACGGGCTGGCAGGGTACCACGGGCCCGGCGAGGGGGCAGAAGCGGTGGCTCACCTCGGCGAGGGGATGATTGACACCCTGCACGCCGAATACCGCTGGTTCCTCTTCCTGATCCCGGTCATCGGGGGTCTGGTCTCGGGCTGGCTGGTCTTCACCTTCGCCCCCGAGGCCGAGGGGCACGGCACCGACGCGGCCATCGACGCCTTCCACAACAAGGGGGGGCTGATCCGCTCCCGGGTGCCGATCATCAAGGCGGTCGCCTCGATGGCCACCATCGGCACCGGCGGGTCGGCCGGCCGCGAGGGCCCCATCGCCCAGATCGGCGCCGGCTTCGGCTCCTTCCTCGCCACCAAGCTGAAACTTTCCTCCGCCGACCGGCGGGTGCTTCTGCTCGCCGGGATGGCCGGGGGCATCGGCGCGACCTTCCGCGCCCCTCTCGGCGGGGCCCTTTTCGCGGTCGAGGTCCTCTACCAGGACCCCGAGTTTGAGCACGAGGGGTTGATCCCCGCCATCATCTCCTCCATCGTCGCCTACTCCCTGTTCGGCGCCGTCACCGGCTGGAAGCCCCTGCTGGCCACCCCCCTGTTCCGCTTCGAGAACCCCCCGGAGCTCGTCTTCTTCCTCCTGCTCGGGGTGCTCTGCGCCGGTTTGGGCAAGGTCTACGTCCACACCTTCTACGGCATCCGCGACCGCTTCCATCAGTGGGACTTCCCCCAGGTGCTCAAGCCCGCCGTCGGCGGGCTGATGCTCGGCCTGCTCGCCATGGTCGTGCCCCAGGTGCTCGGCTCGGGCTACGGCATGGTCCAGGCCGCCCTGTACGGCAAGGTGGCCCTGTGGGTGATGCTCCTCGTGGCCCTGGCCAAGATCCTGGCCACCAGCCTGACCATCTCCTCGGGGGGCTCCGGCGGGGTCTTCGCTCCCAGCCTGGTCATCGGCGCGATGCTCGGCGGGGCCTTCGGGGCCACCGCCGAGGCCTTCTTCCCGGCCCTTGTCCAGGACCCCCGGGCCTACGTGCTGATCGGCATGGCCGGCTTCTTCGCCGGTGTCTCCAACACCCCCGTGGCGACCCTGATCATGGTCAGCGAGCTGACCGGCAACTACGGCCTGCTCGCACCCCTGATGCTGGTCTGCGTGGTGGCGATGCTGGTCTTCCGCAAGAACACCATCTACCAGAAGCAGGTGCCCGGCCGCATCGATTCCCCCGCCCACCTCGGCGACCTGGTCATTGACGTGCTCGAGGGAATCCACGTGGCCGATCTCGCGGAGCACGGGCGAAGGCCCCACCCCATCCCCGAGGACATGCCCCTGACCCGCATCCTCGAGGTGATCGCCGACGCCGAAGGGGCCTACTACCCCGTGGTCGACGGCGACGGCAACCTGAAGGGGATATTCTCGGTCAACGACATCCGCCGCATCCTCGCCGAGGACTTGCCGCCGGGTCTGGTCCTCGCCCGCGACATCGCCAACGCCAAGGTCATCACCACCCGTCCCGACGAGACCCTCACCGAGGTGATGCGCAAGCTCACCAGCCGGGGGCTCGAGGAGATCCCGGTCCTCGACCTTACCGATCCGCGCAAGGTCCACTTCATGCTTTCGCGGCGGGCGGTGCTGGCCAAGTACGCCAGTGAGTTGGAGAAAAAGAAGGGGGCCTACGCGGAGGTCTGA
- a CDS encoding TetR/AcrR family transcriptional regulator — protein sequence MIAKGQTKTRDRILEGALALFNEKGTGAVTTNHIAAAIGISPGNLYYHFRNREDIVRGIFALMEAESREGFGPIAAGAPSMGLEAFEETFRFIQLFNRRFRFFKRELPTLLMRDRELKEGFQAVHRETLGLIRALIDGAVAGGALRPLEEGEQQLLAEMSWMLTLFWPNYLEVAGDGDTDEGLERGIAMIRLLVRGFAAGR from the coding sequence ATGATCGCAAAAGGCCAGACCAAGACGCGCGACAGGATCCTGGAAGGGGCCCTTGCCCTTTTCAACGAAAAGGGGACGGGGGCGGTGACGACCAACCACATCGCCGCCGCCATCGGCATCAGCCCCGGCAACCTCTACTACCACTTCCGCAACCGGGAGGACATCGTCCGAGGCATCTTCGCCCTGATGGAGGCCGAAAGCCGCGAGGGCTTCGGCCCCATCGCCGCCGGCGCCCCGTCCATGGGGCTGGAGGCCTTCGAAGAGACCTTCCGCTTCATCCAGCTGTTCAACCGGCGCTTCCGCTTCTTCAAGCGGGAACTGCCGACCCTGCTGATGCGCGATCGAGAGTTGAAGGAGGGCTTTCAGGCCGTCCACCGGGAGACCCTCGGCCTGATCAGAGCTCTGATCGACGGAGCCGTCGCCGGTGGGGCGCTGAGGCCTCTGGAGGAAGGGGAACAACAGCTGCTGGCGGAGATGAGCTGGATGCTGACCCTCTTCTGGCCCAACTACCTGGAGGTCGCCGGTGACGGCGATACGGATGAGGGGCTGGAGCGGGGAATCGCCATGATCCGCCTGCTGGTGCGCGGCTTCGCGGCGGGGAGATGA
- a CDS encoding MFS transporter translates to MSQPPQGAAERPFARRLVALLCFTVFFSVLNGTMFNVAVPDIARQFALSPTEVSWVVTGYIVVFALGSVTFGKLADLYPLKNLITLGLLLFNAGALIGFFASWYPLLLVGRLVQASGGSAIPALSMIVATRFVPPERRGRVMGAVASTVAFAAGVGPIVGGYIGGALHWRYLFLLSTATLLAVPLYRRLLPAEKKGPDGFDLPGALLLGGGVVSLLLFVSELLWWAAPLAVLLLLLLVRHLRRAASPFVHPGLFRDRRYLAGLVAAFLAVGTIFGMMFHVPLLLRAQNGLGTEAIGLVIFPGAMSAAVLGAVAGRLADRRGSVPVVLAGMVILVAGYLLLAACTGSSPALIATVLVVAYSGFAFVHASLAKTVSLVLPPERVGIGMGFYNLTFFMSGSFGAAITAQLLEMLRSLQPVAPWVGPAAAASSNIFLVSAATVLAAALLFRGAFAEWAPKGEKS, encoded by the coding sequence ATGTCCCAGCCGCCGCAAGGGGCTGCGGAGCGCCCCTTTGCCCGGCGCCTCGTGGCCCTGCTCTGCTTCACCGTCTTCTTCTCGGTCCTCAACGGCACCATGTTCAACGTGGCCGTTCCGGACATCGCCCGCCAGTTCGCCCTGAGCCCCACCGAGGTCAGCTGGGTGGTGACCGGCTACATCGTCGTCTTCGCCCTCGGCTCGGTCACTTTCGGCAAGCTCGCCGACCTCTATCCGCTGAAAAACCTCATCACGCTCGGCCTCCTCCTGTTCAATGCGGGGGCCCTGATCGGCTTTTTCGCCTCCTGGTACCCCTTGCTGCTGGTCGGGCGCCTGGTTCAGGCCAGCGGCGGTTCGGCCATCCCAGCCCTGTCGATGATCGTCGCCACCCGCTTCGTGCCTCCCGAGCGCCGGGGCCGGGTCATGGGGGCGGTGGCCTCCACCGTCGCCTTCGCCGCCGGGGTCGGGCCGATCGTCGGCGGCTACATCGGCGGCGCCCTGCACTGGCGCTACCTGTTCCTCCTCTCCACCGCCACCCTGCTGGCCGTGCCCCTGTACCGTCGCCTGCTCCCCGCCGAAAAGAAGGGGCCCGACGGCTTTGACTTGCCGGGCGCCCTGCTGCTCGGCGGTGGCGTCGTCTCCCTGCTCCTCTTCGTCTCCGAGCTGCTCTGGTGGGCGGCGCCCCTGGCCGTCCTCCTGCTCCTGCTCCTCGTGCGCCACCTGCGGCGGGCCGCCAGCCCCTTCGTCCATCCCGGCCTGTTCCGCGACCGGCGCTACCTCGCCGGCCTGGTGGCCGCCTTCCTCGCCGTCGGCACCATTTTCGGCATGATGTTTCACGTCCCTTTGCTGTTGCGCGCCCAGAACGGCCTCGGGACCGAGGCCATCGGCCTGGTCATCTTTCCCGGGGCGATGAGCGCGGCGGTCCTTGGAGCGGTGGCCGGGCGGTTGGCCGACCGCAGGGGGAGCGTGCCGGTCGTCCTGGCCGGGATGGTCATTCTCGTCGCCGGCTACCTGCTTCTCGCCGCCTGCACGGGAAGCTCTCCGGCCCTGATTGCCACAGTGCTGGTGGTGGCTTATAGCGGCTTCGCCTTCGTTCACGCCTCCCTGGCCAAGACCGTCTCCCTGGTCCTCCCCCCGGAGCGGGTCGGCATCGGCATGGGTTTTTACAACCTCACCTTCTTCATGTCCGGCTCCTTCGGCGCCGCCATCACCGCCCAGCTTCTGGAGATGCTCCGGTCCCTGCAGCCGGTTGCGCCCTGGGTGGGGCCGGCGGCCGCGGCCAGCAGCAACATCTTTCTCGTCTCGGCGGCCACCGTCCTGGCGGCGGCCCTTCTTTTCCGCGGCGCCTTTGCCGAATGGGCTCCAAAGGGAGAGAAATCCTGA
- a CDS encoding DUF481 domain-containing protein has product MYRICIALVVGLLLATTCFAEEPRLKDQAEIAFVSTSGNSEVTTLAAKNTLTYAFSERFLVKWKLLALYSESDGETEAESYATQLRGDYLHTDRLYSYASVGWLKDRFAGLEARYTLIGGAGYKFLLGPKHFLAGEAGLTYTTEKLKDDADRGYLGVRLFGQYDYVFSETSRFSQSVEWLTDFDETENWLLISETALVTALNSHLSLKTSYVVNYDNLPADDFDETDTVLGVTLVVNF; this is encoded by the coding sequence ATGTACCGCATCTGCATTGCTCTTGTCGTCGGATTGTTGCTCGCCACAACCTGTTTCGCCGAAGAACCGCGGCTGAAGGACCAGGCCGAAATCGCTTTCGTCAGCACCTCGGGCAACTCTGAGGTGACCACCCTGGCGGCCAAGAACACCCTGACCTACGCCTTTTCCGAACGCTTTCTGGTCAAGTGGAAGCTCCTCGCTCTCTACTCGGAGAGCGACGGCGAGACCGAAGCAGAAAGCTACGCTACCCAGCTCCGGGGGGACTACCTCCACACCGACCGGCTCTACTCCTATGCCAGCGTTGGCTGGCTCAAGGATCGATTTGCCGGTCTCGAGGCGCGCTACACTCTGATCGGCGGCGCGGGCTACAAGTTCCTCCTGGGTCCGAAGCATTTCCTGGCCGGCGAGGCCGGCCTGACCTACACCACCGAGAAGCTCAAGGACGATGCGGACCGGGGTTATCTGGGCGTACGGCTGTTCGGTCAGTACGATTACGTCTTTTCCGAGACGAGCAGGTTCTCCCAGTCGGTGGAGTGGCTGACCGATTTCGACGAGACGGAGAACTGGCTGCTGATCTCCGAAACCGCCCTGGTGACCGCCCTCAATAGCCACCTGTCCCTCAAGACGAGTTACGTCGTTAATTACGACAACCTGCCTGCCGATGATTTTGACGAGACCGACACCGTTCTCGGGGTGACCCTGGTGGTCAATTTCTGA
- a CDS encoding transglutaminase family protein, translating into MERYLKETEIIDWRDPAILRLAAELAGGETEPEEVAGRCFEWVRDEIRHSWDYRLNPVTCRASEVLRHGTGYCDAKSHLLAALLRARGIPAGFCYQRLSLKGDSAPYCLHGMNAVHLPGHGWYRVDARGNKPGVDARFTPPVEQLAFSTADKMEADLPEIWPEPLPAVVTALTRCNTYLEVYQGLPDVEIIRAVSG; encoded by the coding sequence ATGGAGCGTTACCTGAAAGAGACGGAGATCATCGACTGGCGGGACCCGGCCATCCTGCGCCTGGCGGCGGAGCTGGCGGGGGGAGAAACTGAACCGGAGGAGGTCGCAGGACGCTGCTTCGAATGGGTGCGCGACGAGATCCGCCACAGCTGGGACTACCGGCTGAACCCCGTCACCTGCAGGGCCTCGGAGGTCCTGCGCCACGGCACCGGCTACTGTGATGCAAAGAGCCACCTTCTAGCGGCCCTGCTGCGCGCCCGCGGCATCCCGGCAGGCTTCTGCTACCAGCGGCTGAGCCTGAAGGGCGATAGCGCCCCCTACTGCCTGCATGGCATGAATGCCGTCCATCTGCCGGGGCACGGCTGGTACAGGGTCGACGCCAGGGGAAACAAGCCCGGGGTGGATGCCCGGTTCACACCTCCGGTGGAGCAACTGGCCTTTTCGACTGCAGACAAGATGGAAGCGGACCTTCCGGAGATCTGGCCCGAACCGCTGCCGGCCGTGGTAACGGCGCTGACCCGGTGCAATACCTACCTCGAAGTCTACCAGGGCCTGCCGGACGTTGAGATCATCCGGGCCGTTTCCGGCTGA
- a CDS encoding radical SAM protein, translating into MRILLIHPPSSIGFIDRVYMHEPLALEYLGAGLKLDGHEVMLHDARIDPDVLAAARGYRPQVVALTGYTSQANIVKALAGQLKALDPAPTVVVGGHHATVRPADFNVPAIDLVVVGEGVTALRQIARELAGEGGFETIDGLAIPGEEMRFTPARPHPGLDELPLPDRTLSARYRDHYFSEWLRPLASVRTSLGCTARCNFCALWSLTGAKYLRRQPEKVVEELRSIEEENVFFCDDESMCDVGRMDRLAELIAASGIRKKYFLYARVDTIVRHPQLFAKWRDVGLQQVFVGMESFSDANLERMNKGVTVAQQEEAVRILRKIGILLYASFVVDPDFSREDFRCLTAYVRRLKLHHASFSVLTPLPGTALYEERQGELLPYRPELFDFIHTVLPTRLPLAEFYAEFARLWQRAVPPHRALKTFSRYGLRRLPGVFRLLGEAMAAMRKGHLDHD; encoded by the coding sequence ATGCGCATTCTGCTCATCCACCCACCGAGCAGCATCGGCTTCATCGACCGGGTCTACATGCACGAGCCCCTCGCCCTGGAATACCTCGGGGCGGGGCTGAAGCTCGACGGACACGAGGTCATGCTGCACGACGCCCGCATCGACCCGGACGTGCTCGCCGCGGCCCGGGGCTACCGACCGCAGGTCGTCGCCCTGACCGGATACACCAGCCAGGCGAACATCGTCAAGGCACTGGCCGGGCAACTCAAGGCCCTTGACCCCGCCCCCACCGTGGTCGTCGGCGGCCACCACGCCACGGTCCGGCCGGCCGACTTCAACGTCCCCGCCATCGACCTGGTCGTGGTCGGCGAGGGGGTGACGGCCCTGCGGCAGATCGCCCGGGAGCTGGCAGGGGAAGGGGGCTTCGAGACCATCGACGGTCTGGCCATCCCCGGGGAGGAGATGCGTTTCACCCCGGCGCGCCCCCATCCCGGCCTGGACGAGCTCCCCCTGCCCGACCGCACCCTCTCGGCCCGCTACCGCGACCACTACTTCAGCGAGTGGCTGCGCCCCCTGGCCTCGGTCCGCACCTCGCTGGGTTGCACCGCCCGCTGCAACTTCTGCGCGCTATGGTCGCTCACCGGCGCCAAGTACCTGAGACGGCAGCCGGAGAAGGTGGTGGAGGAACTGCGGAGCATCGAAGAGGAGAACGTCTTCTTCTGCGACGACGAGTCGATGTGCGACGTGGGACGCATGGACCGGCTGGCCGAGCTCATTGCCGCGAGCGGCATCCGCAAGAAGTACTTCCTCTACGCCCGGGTCGATACCATCGTGCGCCACCCCCAGCTTTTCGCCAAGTGGCGCGATGTCGGCCTGCAGCAGGTCTTCGTCGGCATGGAGAGCTTCTCCGACGCCAACCTGGAGCGGATGAACAAGGGGGTCACCGTGGCCCAGCAGGAAGAGGCGGTGCGCATCCTGAGAAAAATCGGCATCCTCCTCTACGCCTCCTTCGTGGTCGACCCCGATTTCTCCCGGGAAGACTTCCGCTGTCTGACCGCCTACGTGCGCCGCCTGAAGCTGCACCACGCCTCCTTTTCGGTCCTGACCCCCCTGCCCGGCACCGCCCTGTACGAGGAGCGGCAGGGGGAGCTACTCCCCTACCGACCCGAGCTGTTCGACTTCATCCACACGGTGCTGCCGACCCGCCTCCCCCTGGCCGAGTTCTACGCCGAATTCGCCCGCCTCTGGCAGAGGGCTGTCCCGCCCCACCGGGCCCTGAAGACCTTCTCCCGCTACGGGTTGCGGCGCCTGCCGGGTGTCTTCCGGCTGCTCGGCGAGGCGATGGCGGCCATGCGCAAGGGGCATCTGGACCACGACTGA